One genomic segment of Ictalurus punctatus breed USDA103 chromosome 12, Coco_2.0, whole genome shotgun sequence includes these proteins:
- the polr1h gene encoding DNA-directed RNA polymerase I subunit RPA12 isoform X1 yields the protein MSCFKGDINFCPECGNILPIPELHDFITCPRCAFSIPVQEFSGYMIKSSVVFNSLEKSSSAVESEDSELKGPIIDRKCSRCNKEGMVYHTRQMRSADEGQTVFFTCIHCRYQEKEDS from the exons TTCAAGGGGGATATAAACTTTTGCCCGGAGTGTGGGAATATCCTTCCTATCCCAGAATTACATGATTTCATTACCTGCCCTCGGTGCGCCTTCAGCATCCCTGTCCAAG AATTTTCAGGGTACATGATCAAGTCATCGGTGGTGTTTAATTCGTTAGAGAAGAGTTCATCTGCTGTAGAGAGTGAAGACTCTGAGCTAAAAGGCCCAATT ATTGACAGGAAGTGTTCACGCTGCAATAAAGAAGGAATGGTTTACCACACGAGACAAATGAGATCTGCTGATGAAGGCCAGACAGTGTTTTTCACATGCATACACTGCAG ATACCAAGAAAAGGAGGACTCATGA
- the polr1h gene encoding DNA-directed RNA polymerase I subunit RPA12 (The RefSeq protein has 1 substitution compared to this genomic sequence), producing MSCFKGDINFCPECGNILPIPELHDFITCPRCAFSIPVQEFSGYMIKSSVVFNSLEKSSSAVESEDSELKGPIIDRKCSRCNKEGMVYHTRQMRSADEGQTVFFTCIHCRYQEKEDSWEERLSFFLFFLSLLG from the exons TTCAAGGGGGATATAAACTTTTGCCCGGAGTGTGGGAATATCCTTCCTATCCCAGAATTACATGATTTCATTACCTGCCCTCGGTGCGCCTTCAGCATCCCTGTCCAAG AATTTTCAGGGTACATGATCAAGTCATCGGTGGTGTTTAATTCGTTAGAGAAGAGTTCATCTGCTGTAGAGAGTGAAGACTCTGAGCTAAAAGGCCCAATT ATTGACAGGAAGTGTTCACGCTGCAATAAAGAAGGAATGGTTTACCACACGAGACAAATGAGATCTGCTGATGAAGGCCAGACAGTGTTTTTCACATGCATACACTGCAG ATACCAAGAAAAGGAGGACTCATGAGAGGAGaggctctctttttttcttttttttctttctcttcttggATAA
- the gtf2h4 gene encoding general transcription factor IIH subunit 4 — protein sequence MKLRVQLQCKNLHEYLKELSPDILDRLYNHPATCLAVYRELPSLAKNYVMRMLFLDHPLPQAAVALWVKIDSQKDHDQCVSVLTGLRLWHSQQLQGGLQGIVLNPVFKDNLRIALLGGGKPWADEGNSLGPDRHARDVESLDRYAMERWEVILHFMVGSPSAAVSQDLAQLLIQAGLMKTEAGEAPCITSAGFQFLLLDTASQLWYFTLQYLKTVQSRGMDLVEILSFLFQLSFSTLGRDYSVEGMSESLLMFLQHLREFGLVFQRKRKSRRYYPTRLAISLAAGVTANPSSSSSSSTALNPSPGTGDCGFIVVETNYRVYAYTNSELQIALVALFSEMLYRFPNVVVAQVTRESVQQAIANGITAQQIIHFLRTRAHPVMLKQTPALPPTITDQIRLWELERDRLQFTEGVLYNQFLSQADFEVLRDRAQGLGVLVWQNPQHRVMVVTPHGHSEVKRFWKRQKSHT from the exons ATGAAGCTCCGAGTACAACTGCAGTGCAAGAACCTTCATGAATACCTGAAGGAACTGAGTCCAGACATCCTGGACAGACTGTACAACCACCCAGCTACATGTCTCGCCGTTTACAG GGAGCTCCCGTCTCTGGCGAAGAACTATGTGATGCGAATGCTGTTCCTAGATCACCCTCTCCCGCAGGCAGCCGTGGCATTGTGGGTTAAAATAGACAGCCAAAA GGATCATGaccagtgtgtgtctgtgctgaCTGGACTGAGACTGTGGCACAGCCAGCAGCTGCAGGGAGGCCTTCAGGGCATCGTGCTCAACCCTGTGTTTAAGGATAACCTGAGGATTGCACTGCTCGGAGG TGGTAAGCCATGGGCAGACGAGGGCAACAGTCTCGGCCCTGATCGGCACGCGCGGGACGTAGAGAGCCTGGACCGTTATGCCATGGAGCGCTGGGAGGTTATCCTTCACTTCATGGTGGGCTCCCCGAGCGCCGCGGTCAGCCAGGACCTCGCTCAGCTCCTCATCCAGGCCGGCCTCATGAAGAC TGAGGCCGGTGAAGCGCCATGCATCACTTCAGCTGGGTTTCAGTTTCTGCTACTCGACACCGCCTCTCAGCTGTGGTACTTCACCCTGCAGTACCTCAAAACAGTGCAG TCTAGAGGGATGGACCTCGTGGAGATTCTTTCCTTCCTGTTCCAGCTGAGTTTCTCCACCCTCGGCAGG GACTATTCTGTCGAGGGCATGAGCGAGTCTCTACTGATGTTCCTGCAGCACTTACGAGAGTTCGGCCTGGTTTTCCAGAGAAAG AGGAAGTCGAGGAGATACTACCCCACTAGACTCGCCATAAGTCTGGCTGCAGGAGTCACTGCCAacccttcatcctcctcctcctcctctactgCTTTGAATCCTTCCCCAGGAACAGGAGACTGTGGTTTCATTGTGGTAGAAACCAACTATCGCGTGTACGCGTATACAA ACTCGGAGCTGCAGATCGCTCTGGTTGCGCTCTTCAGCGAGATGCTGTATCGGTTTCCTAACGTGGTTGTGGCGCAGGTCACTAGAGAGTCTGTACAGCAGGCTATTGCTAACGGCATCACAGCACAACAG ATCATCCACTTCCTGAGGACCAGGGCACATCCTGTTATGCTTAAACAG ACTCCAGCACTTCCTCCGACCATCACAGACCAGATCAGACTGTGGGAGCTTGAAAGAGATCGGCTGCAGTTTACAGAAG GCGTATTGTACAACCAGTTCCTGTCACAGGCTGATTTTGAGGTGCTGCGCGATAGAGCTCAG GGTTTGGGAGTGCTGGTGTGGCAGAACCCACAGCACAGGGTCATGGTGGTGACCCCACATGGACACAGCGAGGTTAAGAGGTTCTGGAAGAGACAGAAGAGTCACACGTAG